Sequence from the Fusobacterium periodonticum 1_1_41FAA genome:
CAGGTAAAGCAAGTATCAAACATAAAATAATTCCATTTAATTTACTATTCATATAAACCACCTTTTATTAAAAATTTCACCTTATAAAATCATAACTATTTTAAATTATAGCACAAAAAATATATTTGGTGTATAGGAATAATTTTTTTTGTTGACATTTTTTTAATAAAGCTATAACCTAATAGTTCCTCCTTCTCATCTTTCTTTTTGAGTTTGGATATATCTTTTTATTTGTTCTTCAGTATTTTCTGAAACAGTTGCAACAAAATAACTAGGGTTCCATAAGTGTCCATTCCATAACTTATTTTTTATCTCGGGATGTTTTAAAAAAAGTTTTCTTGCAGAAATTCCTTTGAATATTTTCAAAATATTAGGTATGAAATGTTGAGGACTACACTCAATTAATATATGAATATGGTCTAAATCTGTTTCCATTTCTATTATTTTTATATTATTTTCATTAGAAATTTCAATTAAATAATTCTTTTTAAAGTTTTTTNNNNNNNNNNNNNNNNNNNNNNNNNNNNNNNNNNNNNNNNNNNNNNNNNNNNNNNNNNNNNNNNNNNNNNNNNNNNNNNNNNNNNNNNNNNNNNNNNNNNNNNNNNNNNNNNNNNNNNNNNNNNNNNNNNNNNNNNNNNNNNNNNNNNNNNNNNNNNNNNNNNNNNNNNNNNNNNNNNNNNNNNNNNNNNNNNNNAGTTTGGATATATCTTTTTATTTGTTCTTCAGTATTTTCTGAAACAGTTGCAACAAAATAACTAGGGTTCCATAAGTGTCCATTCCATAACTTATTTTTTATCTCGGGATGTTTTAAAAAAAGTTTTCTTGCAGAAATTCCTTTGAATATTTTCAAAATATTAGGTATGAAATGTTGAGGACTACACTCAATTAATATATGAATATGGTCTAAATCTGTTTCCATTTCTATTATTTTTATATTATTTTCATTAGAAATTTCAATTAATAATTCTTTTAAAGTTTTTTCAATATCATTAATTAATACTTTTCTTCTATATTTTACACACCACAC
This genomic interval carries:
- the tnpA gene encoding IS200/IS605 family transposase, whose translation is MYSIQYHIVWCVKYRRKVLINDIEKTLKELLIEISNENNIKIIEMETDLDHIHILIECSPQHFIPNILKIFKGISARKLFLKHPEIKNKLWNGHLWNPSYFVATVSENTEEQIKRYIQT
- the tnpA gene encoding IS200/IS605 family transposase, with the protein product KNFKKNYLIEISNENNIKIIEMETDLDHIHILIECSPQHFIPNILKIFKGISARKLFLKHPEIKNKLWNGHLWNPSYFVATVSENTEEQIKRYIQTQKER